The Salvia miltiorrhiza cultivar Shanhuang (shh) chromosome 1, IMPLAD_Smil_shh, whole genome shotgun sequence genome has a window encoding:
- the LOC130988918 gene encoding umecyanin-like, with protein MANTKNLVLFGWLAAAALLSGCAADTYTVGDDLGWTRPPLGEVAYQTWARLKDFDVGDTITFSWTGTHNVAQVTKDGYDNCSATSNLGPVQTVSPYNFILNSTEPYYFICTVGDHCSNGQKVTVQVRSFNAASPSLTTAAFSAIFLAVSASVALLI; from the exons atggctAACACTAAGAATTTGGTATTGTTTGGGTGGTTGGCCGCCGCCGCCCTATTAAGCGGTTGCGCCGCCGATACGTACACGGTGGGAGATGACCTCGGGTGGACGAGGCCGCCTCTTGGAGAAGTAGCCTACCAGACATGGGCTAGGCTTAAAGATTTTGACGTCGGAGACACCATAA cATTCAGCTGGACTGGAACACACAATGTAGCCCAAGTGACGAAAGATGGTTACGACAACTGCAGTGCAACAAGCAATTTGGGCCCAGTCCAGACAGTAAGCCCATACAACTTCATCCTTAACTCCACCGAGCCTTACTACTTCATTTGCACCGTCGGCGACCACTGCAGCAACGGCCAGAAGGTTACCGTTCAAGTCCGCTCATTCAACGCCGCCTCTCCGTCTctcaccaccgccgccttctcTGCTATCTTCCTCGCCGTCTCCGCCTCCGTTGCTCTATTGATCTAA